The following nucleotide sequence is from Micromonospora sp. WMMD1120.
GCACTGCGTACGGCGACGCGGGATGGTGACGCTGCGTTGACGCAACCTGTGCATCAGCTATGCGTTCCCCACGTTCCCCCTAAGACTGTTTTCGCAGTTCAGAACCGCGTTCAGGTTGACTGTCGAGAACGGGCGTCGCACCGCAGCGTTGACTGAAAGTGACTACGATTGATAATCTTCACCCTGGCCGGTCGGCCCGAAGGGGCCGGGCCGGGCCATGATCGGTGGGGTCGACAGTGGCGTCACGGGCAACCGATCCGGGACACAGCAGACAGTCGGGACGAGCGTTCCGCAGGGGGTGCCGCCGTGGCCGCTGATCCGTGCATGCCGACCGCCGGGGACCCGCCCGACGAGGGTGTCTCCCTGCACCTGCTCGGCGGCTTCCGGCTGCTGCGCGAGGCGGTGCCGGTGGTGGTGCCGAAGGGGCTGCAACGGGTGATCGCGCTGATCGGCCTGCGTCCCGGCGCCACCCGCAGCCAGCTCGCCGGGCTGCTCTGGCCCGACGCGTCGGAGGAACGCGCGCTCTCCTCCCTGCGCACCGCGCTGTGGCGCCTCCGGCAGGACCCGTGCTGCCCGATGACGGTGGCCGGCGACACCGTGCGGCTCAGCCCCACCGTCCGGCTCGACGTGGACGACCTGGTCGGCACCGCCGCCCGGGTCCGCGACGGCGACGACCCCCGCACCGCCGCCGGGGCGCTCGCCGCCGGGCGGCACGACCTGCTCCCCGGCTGGTACGACGACTGGGTGCTGCTGGACCGGGAGCGGCTGCGCCAGCTCCGCCTGCACATGCTCGAGGAGGTCGCCGGGCACCACCTGGCCGCCGGACGGCACGGCGAGGCCCTTGAGGCCGCGCTGGAGGCGATGGCCGCCGAACCGCTGCGGGAGACGCCGCACCGGCTGGTGGTCCGCATCCATCTGGCCGAGGGCAACGCGTTCGAGGCGGTGCACGCCTTCTACGTCTACCGGGACCTGCTGCGCCGGGAGCTGCGGCTGGAGCCGAGCCCGGCGATGAGCGCCCTGCTCGACGACACGCTCGCGCCGAT
It contains:
- a CDS encoding BTAD domain-containing putative transcriptional regulator encodes the protein MAADPCMPTAGDPPDEGVSLHLLGGFRLLREAVPVVVPKGLQRVIALIGLRPGATRSQLAGLLWPDASEERALSSLRTALWRLRQDPCCPMTVAGDTVRLSPTVRLDVDDLVGTAARVRDGDDPRTAAGALAAGRHDLLPGWYDDWVLLDRERLRQLRLHMLEEVAGHHLAAGRHGEALEAALEAMAAEPLRETPHRLVVRIHLAEGNAFEAVHAFYVYRDLLRRELRLEPSPAMSALLDDTLAPIRRASRDAVTDRPSPVGRHT